A window of Brachybacterium fresconis contains these coding sequences:
- a CDS encoding TnsA-like heteromeric transposase endonuclease subunit: protein MGGREVFLRYCTVAGDEVATTWEEARADLIVEGLPIRVPPTYRGQRSYPGLFWAATNDRTLVYESLLELDRLWLADHDPSVEGICTQPFQITGRDGDSRRAHVPDLLLVHSDRTVTLVDVKPAAFLEKPRVRAQFDWTRALCRSKGWRYEIFSGGNPTVLRNLKLLAVGRRPDRLPDEYLAEARARLDEAESTLGKMLALRPVSYEESLWRVAVFALVWVGEFTFDLRQPVNAETLLRRTAGVLA from the coding sequence GTGGGCGGACGCGAGGTGTTCCTCCGGTACTGCACCGTCGCCGGCGACGAGGTCGCGACGACGTGGGAGGAAGCACGTGCCGATCTGATCGTCGAGGGCTTGCCCATCCGGGTGCCACCGACCTACCGAGGCCAACGGAGCTACCCGGGCCTGTTCTGGGCCGCGACCAACGATCGGACGCTGGTCTACGAGAGCTTGCTGGAGCTTGACAGACTGTGGCTGGCGGACCACGACCCGAGCGTCGAGGGAATCTGTACGCAGCCATTCCAGATCACGGGGCGCGACGGTGACAGTCGGCGTGCGCACGTGCCTGATCTGCTGCTTGTCCACTCGGATCGGACGGTCACCCTCGTCGACGTAAAGCCCGCAGCGTTCCTCGAGAAGCCACGAGTCCGAGCCCAGTTCGACTGGACGCGCGCGTTGTGCCGCAGCAAGGGATGGCGTTACGAGATCTTCAGCGGCGGCAACCCCACGGTCCTGCGTAATCTCAAGCTGCTGGCGGTCGGTCGACGCCCCGACCGATTGCCTGATGAGTACCTGGCAGAAGCGCGGGCAAGGTTGGACGAGGCCGAAAGCACGCTGGGCAAGATGCTTGCCCTCAGGCCCGTGAGCTACGAAGAGAGCTTGTGGCGAGTGGCGGTCTTCGCTCTCGTGTGGGTTGGCGAGTTCACGTTCGATCTCCGTCAACCCGTGAACGCCGAGACGCTCCTCCGACGCACCGCCGGGGTGCTGGCGTGA
- the dnaK gene encoding molecular chaperone DnaK, which produces MSRVVGIDLGTTNSAVSVLEGGQPTVIANAEGSRTTPSVVAFSKQGEVLVGEVAKRQAVTNVDRTIASVKRHMGTEWSTEIDDKKYTAQEISARVLGKLKKDAESYLGEDVTDAVVTVPAYFSDSERQATKDAGTIAGLNVLRIINEPTAAALAYGLEKGKDDEQILVFDLGGGTFDVSLLEVGKDDEGSTIQVQATAGDNRLGGDDWDQKVVDWLISQVKNKEGVDLSKDKIALQRLKEAAEQAKKELSSSTSTSISLQYLSMTENGPLHLDEKLSRAQFEDMTSDLLERTKSPFHQVIKDAGIKVSDIDHVVLVGGSTRMPAVTEAVKNLTDGKEPNKSVNPDEVVAVGAALQAAVIKGERKDVLLMDVTPLSLGIETKGGVMTKLIERNAAIPTKTSEVFSTAEDNQPSVAIQVFQGERQFTRDNKMLGTFELTGIAPAPRGIPQVEVTFDIDSNGIVHVTAKDRGTGNEQSIQITGGSALSDEDIDRMVKDAEAHAAEDEERRKNADTRNSVEQLVYQGEKLLKDNEDKIADADKTKAEDAIKEAKDELAKEDASTEDLEAKSESLNEALQAVGTAIYSQAEGAEGAEGAEGAAESGAEASSDDDDVVDAEVVDEDEEKK; this is translated from the coding sequence ATGTCCCGTGTCGTCGGAATCGACCTCGGTACCACCAACTCCGCCGTCTCCGTCCTCGAGGGCGGCCAGCCCACGGTGATCGCCAACGCCGAGGGCTCCCGCACCACCCCGTCGGTCGTCGCCTTCTCCAAGCAGGGTGAGGTCCTGGTCGGTGAGGTCGCCAAGCGTCAGGCCGTCACCAACGTCGATCGCACCATCGCCTCCGTCAAGCGCCACATGGGCACGGAGTGGAGCACGGAGATCGACGACAAGAAGTACACCGCGCAGGAGATCTCCGCCCGCGTGCTCGGCAAGCTCAAGAAGGACGCCGAGTCCTACCTGGGCGAGGACGTGACCGACGCGGTCGTCACCGTCCCCGCGTACTTCTCCGACTCCGAGCGTCAGGCCACGAAGGATGCCGGCACCATCGCCGGCCTCAACGTCCTGCGCATCATCAACGAGCCCACCGCCGCGGCTCTCGCCTACGGCCTGGAGAAGGGCAAGGACGACGAGCAGATCCTGGTCTTCGACCTCGGCGGCGGCACCTTCGACGTCTCCCTGCTCGAGGTGGGCAAGGACGACGAGGGTTCGACCATCCAGGTCCAGGCCACCGCGGGCGACAACCGCCTGGGCGGCGACGACTGGGACCAGAAGGTCGTCGACTGGCTGATCTCCCAGGTCAAGAACAAGGAGGGCGTGGACCTCTCCAAGGACAAGATCGCGCTGCAGCGCCTCAAGGAGGCCGCCGAGCAGGCCAAGAAGGAGCTGAGCTCCTCCACCTCCACCTCCATCTCGCTGCAGTACCTGTCGATGACGGAGAACGGTCCGCTGCACCTGGACGAGAAGCTCTCCCGCGCCCAGTTCGAGGACATGACCTCGGACCTGCTCGAGCGCACCAAGTCCCCGTTCCACCAGGTGATCAAGGATGCCGGGATCAAGGTCTCCGACATCGACCACGTGGTGCTCGTCGGCGGCTCCACCCGCATGCCGGCCGTCACCGAGGCCGTCAAGAACCTCACCGACGGCAAGGAGCCCAACAAGTCGGTCAACCCCGACGAGGTCGTCGCCGTCGGCGCCGCCCTGCAGGCCGCCGTCATCAAGGGCGAGCGCAAGGATGTCCTGCTCATGGACGTCACCCCGCTGTCCCTCGGCATCGAGACCAAGGGCGGCGTGATGACCAAGCTCATCGAGCGCAACGCGGCCATCCCGACCAAGACCTCCGAGGTCTTCTCCACGGCCGAGGACAACCAGCCCTCCGTGGCGATCCAGGTGTTCCAGGGCGAGCGTCAGTTCACCCGGGACAACAAGATGCTCGGCACCTTCGAGCTGACCGGCATCGCCCCGGCGCCCCGCGGGATCCCGCAGGTCGAGGTCACCTTCGACATCGACTCCAACGGCATCGTGCACGTGACCGCGAAGGACCGCGGCACCGGCAACGAGCAGTCCATCCAGATCACCGGCGGCTCCGCCCTGTCCGACGAGGACATCGACCGCATGGTGAAGGACGCCGAGGCCCACGCCGCCGAGGACGAGGAGCGTCGCAAGAACGCCGACACCCGCAACTCCGTCGAGCAGCTCGTTTACCAGGGCGAGAAGCTGCTCAAGGACAACGAGGACAAGATCGCCGACGCCGACAAGACCAAGGCCGAGGACGCCATCAAGGAGGCCAAGGACGAGCTGGCCAAGGAGGACGCCTCCACGGAGGACCTCGAGGCCAAGAGCGAAAGCCTGAACGAGGCCCTGCAGGCCGTCGGCACCGCGATCTACTCGCAGGCCGAGGGTGCTGAGGGCGCCGAGGGCGCCGAGGGTGCTGCCGAGAGCGGCGCCGAGGCATCGTCCGACGATGATGACGTGGTCGACGCGGAGGTCGTGGACGAGGACGAGGAGAAGAAGTGA
- the grpE gene encoding nucleotide exchange factor GrpE: protein MTEDRSTPDDAERPEGEPRFSFTDKRKVNPEDGSIRPDGDTQADPAQPVDPIDAEAATLYEQAAEGGQESAPADAGYVAELEGKVAELSEELKREQAEYVNSRRRIEAQAEAGKEAAVGRVLTSLIGVLDDVEAGRQHGDIAEGTPLHAIAQKLEDTLATHGLTRFGAVGEEFDPTIHEALMHEDAEDVETATISLVIQPGYSMNDRVLRPARVGTRGPA from the coding sequence ATGACCGAGGACCGGAGCACCCCCGACGACGCTGAGCGCCCGGAGGGCGAGCCGAGGTTCTCCTTCACCGACAAGCGGAAGGTGAACCCGGAGGACGGCAGCATCCGTCCCGACGGGGACACCCAGGCCGATCCGGCACAGCCGGTGGATCCGATCGACGCCGAGGCCGCGACGCTCTACGAGCAGGCGGCCGAGGGCGGGCAGGAGTCCGCCCCGGCCGATGCCGGGTACGTCGCCGAGCTGGAGGGCAAGGTCGCCGAGCTCTCCGAGGAGCTCAAGCGCGAGCAGGCCGAGTACGTCAACTCGCGCCGACGCATCGAGGCCCAGGCCGAAGCGGGCAAGGAGGCGGCCGTCGGCCGTGTCCTGACCTCGCTGATCGGGGTCCTGGACGATGTGGAGGCGGGGCGCCAGCACGGTGACATCGCCGAGGGCACCCCCTTACACGCGATCGCCCAGAAGCTCGAGGACACCCTCGCCACCCACGGGCTGACGCGCTTCGGCGCGGTCGGGGAGGAGTTCGACCCGACCATCCACGAGGCCCTCATGCACGAGGACGCCGAGGATGTCGAGACCGCGACCATCTCGCTGGTGATCCAGCCGGGATACTCGATGAACGACCGGGTGCTGCGCCCGGCGCGCGTCGGGACCCGTGGTCCCGCCTGA